The DNA sequence GATCTTTTGCTCTCCGTTGGTAAGAACCTCGAAAAGATGATCCTTGACATCCTCGCTCTCCAGGTTGAAAAGTCCCTGGACGAAGCTACCGTCAAGAACATGCTCCTGGCCGTTGCCAAGAGCTACACCTCCAATGTCGAAGTTGACCTCTCCGAAGACGATGCCAAGAAGCTCGCTTCCTTCGTTACCGGCGAATTTGCCAAGCAGGTTGCCGCTGGCGTCAAGGTCGAAAGCGACAAGGGCGTCAAGTTTGGCTTCCGTATCAAGCTCGATGGCGGCAAGGTCACTCACGAATTTACCGAAGCAGCTATGGCAGAGGCTCTTTCTGCTCTGCTCCGTCCTCAGCTTGCAAAGGTTGTAAACGCCGCCGCACAGGCAAAGTAAGCAAAGGACGTAAATGAGCGCTCCTTCTTACTTAATGTCGTCGCTTCCCATGATTGAATTGGGTGACGTACCTCCGCTGACCATGGACGAGTTCCGTGGCCGTTGCGAAGGCGTTCTCGATGCAAGCGAATTGGAAGCCCTCGACGCACTCTTGAATGGTGAAGAATCTGACGATGAATTCGTTTCTGCCTACCAGGCTCACGAAATCCAGATGAAGAACGTTTCCGGAAGGCTCCGTGCACAGGCATGGGGCCCCGAAGTTCGTTTTGCCGAACGTTCTTTCCCTGGCTACGACGTCACCTTCGCCAAGATGATTTCGGATGCGTTCGCC is a window from the Fibrobacter sp. genome containing:
- a CDS encoding DUF2764 family protein, which translates into the protein MSAPSYLMSSLPMIELGDVPPLTMDEFRGRCEGVLDASELEALDALLNGEESDDEFVSAYQAHEIQMKNVSGRLRAQAWGPEVRFAERSFPGYDVTFAKMISDAFAKSNPMEKEQDIDKARFWLVDSLAGVGEGTVKHVYAYAVKLMICTRWARLSEEAGDAAVIEVINANDPAHVQE
- a CDS encoding ATPase, which encodes MAEDLQALMERIQKDAVNKAESQAAAIIASAKEKAAEIVKAAEAEAQAKLEKADKDAEAFTERSERTLEQSARDLLLSVGKNLEKMILDILALQVEKSLDEATVKNMLLAVAKSYTSNVEVDLSEDDAKKLASFVTGEFAKQVAAGVKVESDKGVKFGFRIKLDGGKVTHEFTEAAMAEALSALLRPQLAKVVNAAAQAK